A genomic window from Pseudogulbenkiania sp. MAI-1 includes:
- the nusG gene encoding transcription termination/antitermination protein NusG, giving the protein MAKRWYVVHAYSGFEKSVQKALRERIERSEVADLFGQVLVPVEEVVDVKNGRKSISERKFFPGYVLVEMEMTDETWHLVKSTPKVTGFVGGTANRPAPISKKEVESIMQQMQEGVEKPKPKVLFEVGEKVRVIDGPFNDFNGSVDEVNYERNKIRVSVQIFGRETPVELDFNQVEKL; this is encoded by the coding sequence ATGGCTAAACGTTGGTATGTGGTGCATGCCTATTCCGGTTTTGAAAAGAGCGTGCAGAAAGCCTTGCGCGAGCGCATCGAGCGTTCCGAAGTGGCGGACCTGTTCGGTCAGGTGCTGGTGCCGGTCGAGGAAGTGGTTGACGTGAAGAACGGCCGCAAGTCGATTTCCGAGCGCAAATTCTTCCCGGGCTACGTGCTGGTCGAAATGGAAATGACCGACGAGACCTGGCACCTGGTGAAGAGCACGCCGAAAGTGACCGGCTTCGTCGGCGGCACGGCCAACCGGCCCGCGCCGATTTCCAAGAAGGAAGTCGAATCCATCATGCAGCAGATGCAGGAGGGCGTCGAGAAGCCGAAGCCGAAGGTGCTGTTCGAGGTGGGCGAGAAGGTGCGCGTGATCGATGGTCCGTTCAACGACTTCAACGGTTCGGTGGATGAGGTCAATTACGAGCGCAACAAGATTCGCGTCTCGGTGCAGATCTTCGGTCGCGAAACGCCGGTCGAGCTTGATTTCAACCAGGTAGAAAAGCTGTAA
- the rplK gene encoding 50S ribosomal protein L11: MAKKIVGYIKLQVPAGKANPSPPIGPALGQRGLNIMEFCKAFNAQTQGVEPGLPIPVVITAYADKSFTFVMKTPPATILLKKAAGIQKGSSKPHTDKVGTVTRAQLEEIAKTKSPDLTAADLDAAVRTIAGSARSMGLKVEGV; the protein is encoded by the coding sequence GTGGCAAAGAAGATTGTCGGCTACATCAAGCTGCAAGTGCCCGCTGGTAAAGCCAACCCGTCGCCGCCGATCGGCCCGGCGCTGGGTCAGCGCGGTCTGAACATCATGGAATTCTGCAAGGCGTTCAACGCCCAGACCCAGGGCGTCGAGCCGGGTCTGCCGATTCCGGTGGTGATCACCGCCTATGCGGACAAGTCCTTCACCTTCGTGATGAAGACCCCGCCGGCTACCATCCTGCTGAAGAAGGCTGCTGGTATCCAGAAGGGTAGCTCGAAGCCGCATACCGACAAGGTGGGTACCGTTACCCGCGCTCAGCTGGAAGAGATCGCCAAGACCAAGTCCCCGGACTTGACCGCCGCCGATCTGGACGCAGCCGTGCGTACCATCGCCGGTTCCGCTCGTTCCATGGGTCTGAAAGTGGAGGGTGTGTAA
- the rplA gene encoding 50S ribosomal protein L1, which yields MAKVSKRLKALNAKVDANKLYAVDEALALVKEAATAKFDESIDIAVNLGVDPRKSDQVVRGSVVLPRGTGKTVRVAVFAQGAAAEAAKAAGADIVGFDDLAEQVKAGQLDFDIVIASPDAMRVVGQLGQILGPRGLMPNPKVGTVTPNVADAVKNAKAGQVQYRTDKAGIIHATIGRASFEAEALRENLSALVDALVKAKPAASKGLYLRKIAVSSTMGIGVRVDTSTVNA from the coding sequence ATGGCTAAGGTTTCCAAGCGCCTGAAGGCTCTGAATGCCAAGGTCGACGCCAACAAGCTGTACGCCGTTGACGAAGCGCTGGCGCTCGTGAAAGAAGCGGCTACCGCCAAGTTCGACGAGTCGATCGACATCGCCGTGAACCTGGGTGTGGACCCGCGTAAATCCGATCAGGTCGTACGTGGCTCCGTCGTGCTGCCGCGCGGCACCGGCAAGACCGTCCGCGTTGCCGTGTTCGCCCAGGGCGCCGCTGCTGAAGCCGCCAAGGCCGCCGGTGCCGACATCGTCGGTTTCGACGATCTGGCCGAGCAGGTCAAGGCTGGTCAGCTGGACTTCGACATCGTGATCGCTTCCCCGGACGCCATGCGCGTGGTGGGTCAGCTGGGCCAGATCCTCGGTCCGCGCGGTCTGATGCCGAACCCGAAAGTGGGTACCGTGACCCCGAACGTGGCCGACGCCGTGAAGAACGCCAAGGCCGGTCAGGTTCAGTATCGTACCGACAAGGCCGGTATCATTCACGCCACCATTGGCCGTGCCTCCTTCGAAGCCGAAGCCCTGCGTGAGAACCTGTCCGCGCTGGTTGACGCTCTGGTGAAGGCCAAGCCGGCTGCTTCCAAGGGTCTGTACCTGCGGAAGATCGCCGTATCCAGCACCATGGGTATCGGTGTGCGCGTAGATACCAGCACCGTCAACGCCTAA
- the rplJ gene encoding 50S ribosomal protein L10 yields MSLNLEDKKAVVAEVSAQLAGAQTLVIAEYRGIEVGSMTQLRAKARENGVYLRVLKNTLVRRAVADTAFAGLADQMVGPLVYGISADPVAAAKVLQQFAKQDDKIVIKAGSYDGKVLDAAQVAELASIPSREELLSKLLYVMQAPMAGFARGLAALAEKKQAEAA; encoded by the coding sequence TTGAGTCTCAATCTTGAAGATAAAAAGGCGGTAGTGGCCGAAGTGTCTGCTCAACTGGCAGGCGCTCAGACCCTCGTTATCGCCGAATATCGCGGCATCGAGGTTGGCAGCATGACCCAACTCCGTGCAAAAGCACGTGAGAACGGCGTGTACCTGCGCGTTCTGAAGAACACGCTGGTGCGCCGCGCCGTGGCCGACACCGCCTTTGCGGGCCTGGCTGACCAGATGGTCGGTCCGCTCGTATACGGCATTTCGGCTGACCCGGTTGCTGCTGCCAAAGTGCTGCAACAGTTCGCCAAGCAAGATGACAAGATCGTCATCAAAGCAGGTTCTTACGACGGCAAAGTGCTGGATGCCGCTCAGGTTGCTGAGCTGGCCTCGATCCCGAGCCGCGAAGAACTGCTCAGCAAGCTTCTCTACGTTATGCAAGCTCCGATGGCCGGCTTCGCCCGCGGCCTGGCAGCCCTTGCCGAGAAGAAGCAAGCCGAGGCGGCTTAA
- the rplL gene encoding 50S ribosomal protein L7/L12, with protein sequence MAITKEDILEAVGALTVMELNDLVKAFEEKFGVSAAAVAVAGPAAGGAAAVEEKTEFDVILSAAGDNKVNVIKVVRAITGLGLKEAKDLVDGAPKAVKEGVSKAEADDILKQLTEAGAKAEVK encoded by the coding sequence ATGGCAATTACCAAAGAAGACATCCTCGAGGCAGTTGGTGCCCTGACCGTTATGGAACTGAACGACCTGGTTAAGGCGTTCGAAGAGAAGTTCGGCGTATCCGCTGCTGCCGTTGCCGTTGCCGGCCCGGCCGCTGGTGGCGCTGCTGCCGTTGAAGAGAAGACCGAGTTCGACGTGATCCTGTCCGCCGCTGGCGACAACAAGGTCAACGTGATCAAGGTCGTACGTGCTATCACCGGTCTGGGCCTGAAAGAAGCCAAGGACCTGGTAGACGGCGCTCCGAAGGCCGTGAAGGAAGGCGTGTCCAAGGCTGAAGCCGACGACATCCTGAAGCAGCTGACCGAAGCCGGTGCTAAGGCTGAAGTGAAGTAA
- the rpoB gene encoding DNA-directed RNA polymerase subunit beta yields MSYSFTEKKRIRKSFAKRDSVLDVPFLLATQIDSYTEFLQLGVPIDQRKDVGLQAAFNSIFPIISHNGYARLDFAHYILGEPPFDVQECQLRGITYASPLRARIRLTILDKESSKPVVKEVRENEVYMGEIPLMTTNGSFIINGTERVIVSQLHRSPGVFFEHDRGKTHSSGKLLFSARVIPYRGSWLDFEFDPKDHLYFRIDRRRKMPVTILLKALGYNEEQILSEFYNTDTFYLGNDGVHMKVVAERLKGEVAKFDIVAPDGKLIVAKDKRITAKHIRDIVAANLDRIEVPSDALLGKVLARAVVNTDSGEVIARANEEISEEILAKLALAEIPQIDVLFTNDLDQGSYIAQTLRVDDIQDQLQARVAIYRMMRPGEPPTEEAVEQLFQRLFFSADTYDLSRVGRMKFNTRTYQYKFDDKTPEWFKTLIGEKFAERRDITDGTLSTEDIVSVIAILCELKNGRGEVDDIDHLGNRRVRSVGELAENQFRAGLVRVERAVKERLNQAESDNLMPHDLINAKPVSAAIKEFFGSSQLSQFMDQTNPLSEITHKRRVSALGPGGLTRERAGFEVRDVHPTHYGRVCPIETPEGPNIGLINSLSVYARTNEFGFLETPYRKVIDGKVTMEIDYLSAIEEGRYVIAQANAELDADGTLIDELVTCREKGETILATPDRVQYMDVATGQVVSVAASLIPFLEHDDANRALMGANMQRQAVPCLRPEKPFVGTGIERSVAVDSGTTVVARRGGVVDYVDANRIVVRVNDEEALAGEVGVDIYNLTKFTRSNQNTNINQRPVVKMGDKIARGDVVADGASTDLGELALGQNMTIAFMPWNGYNFEDSILISEKVVAEDRYTSIHIEELSVVARDTKLGPEEITRDIPNLSERMAGRLDDSGIVYIGAEVEAGDVLVGKVTPKGETQLTPEEKLLRAIFGEKASDVKDTSLRVPTGMTGTVIDVQVFTREGIERDKRAQSIIDAELKRYRLDLNDQLRIFDNDAFSRIERLIMGKVANGGPKRLAKGTAIDREYLESLPSKHDWFDIRMADEDIAKQLELIKESLAQKREEFDLKFEDKKRKLTQGDELPPGVQKMVKVYLAVKRRLQAGDKMAGRHGNKGVVSRILPVEDMPYMGDGRPVDIVLNPLGVPSRMNIGQILEVHLGWAGKGIGEQVNRMLQSQRAVADIRSYLERVYNQTGKPEEIAAMSDEEILDLAGNLAKGMPFATPVFDGAKESEIKMMLDLAYPDEDPHTGLLDFNDSKTQMTLYDGRSGEAFDRKVTVGVMHYLKLHHLVDDKMHARSTGPYSLVTQQPLGGKAQFGGQRFGEMEVWALEAYGAAYTLQEMLTVKSDDVTGRTKVYENIVKGEHKIDAGMPESFNVLVKEIRSLGLDIDLERY; encoded by the coding sequence ATGAGTTATTCGTTTACTGAGAAAAAGCGTATTCGTAAGAGCTTTGCGAAACGCGACAGTGTTCTCGATGTCCCATTCCTGTTGGCGACCCAGATCGATTCGTATACCGAATTCCTCCAGCTGGGCGTACCGATCGACCAGCGCAAGGATGTTGGGTTGCAGGCGGCATTCAATTCGATTTTCCCGATCATAAGCCACAACGGCTATGCTCGCCTGGATTTTGCACACTATATTCTTGGTGAGCCCCCGTTCGATGTTCAGGAGTGCCAGCTGCGCGGTATTACCTACGCCTCGCCGCTGCGTGCGCGTATCCGCCTGACCATCCTGGACAAGGAGTCCTCCAAACCGGTGGTCAAGGAGGTGCGCGAGAATGAAGTCTACATGGGCGAAATCCCGCTCATGACCACCAACGGTTCTTTCATCATCAACGGTACCGAGCGGGTCATCGTGTCCCAGCTGCACCGTTCCCCGGGCGTGTTCTTCGAGCACGACCGCGGCAAGACCCATTCCTCGGGCAAGCTGCTGTTCTCGGCGCGCGTGATCCCCTACCGCGGCTCCTGGCTCGACTTCGAATTCGATCCGAAGGACCACCTGTACTTCCGTATCGACCGTCGCCGCAAGATGCCGGTTACCATCCTGCTCAAGGCGCTGGGTTACAACGAAGAACAGATCCTGTCCGAGTTCTACAACACCGATACCTTCTACCTGGGTAACGACGGCGTCCACATGAAGGTGGTGGCCGAGCGCCTGAAGGGCGAGGTGGCCAAGTTCGATATCGTCGCTCCGGACGGCAAGCTGATCGTCGCCAAGGACAAGCGCATCACCGCCAAGCACATCCGCGACATCGTGGCGGCCAATCTCGACCGCATCGAGGTGCCGTCCGACGCGCTGCTGGGCAAGGTGCTGGCGCGCGCCGTGGTGAATACCGACAGCGGCGAAGTGATCGCCCGTGCCAACGAGGAAATCAGCGAGGAAATCCTGGCCAAGCTGGCGCTGGCCGAGATTCCGCAGATCGACGTGCTGTTCACCAACGATCTGGATCAGGGTTCCTACATCGCCCAGACACTGCGCGTGGACGACATCCAGGACCAGCTGCAGGCGCGCGTGGCGATCTACCGCATGATGCGCCCGGGTGAGCCGCCGACCGAAGAAGCCGTCGAGCAGCTGTTCCAGCGCCTGTTCTTCAGCGCGGATACCTACGATCTGTCGCGCGTAGGCCGCATGAAGTTCAACACCCGCACCTACCAGTACAAGTTCGACGACAAGACCCCGGAGTGGTTCAAGACCCTGATCGGCGAGAAGTTCGCCGAGCGTCGCGACATCACCGACGGCACGCTGAGCACCGAAGACATCGTCTCCGTGATCGCCATCCTGTGCGAACTGAAGAACGGCCGTGGCGAAGTGGACGATATCGACCACCTCGGCAACCGCCGCGTGCGTTCGGTGGGCGAACTGGCCGAGAACCAGTTCCGCGCCGGCCTGGTGCGTGTCGAGCGCGCGGTCAAGGAGCGCCTGAACCAGGCCGAGTCCGACAACCTGATGCCGCACGACCTGATCAACGCCAAGCCGGTCAGCGCCGCCATCAAGGAATTCTTCGGCTCCAGCCAGCTGTCGCAGTTCATGGACCAGACCAACCCGCTGTCGGAAATCACCCACAAGCGCCGTGTCTCGGCCCTGGGTCCGGGCGGTCTGACGCGCGAGCGCGCCGGCTTCGAAGTGCGCGACGTGCACCCGACCCATTACGGCCGCGTGTGCCCGATCGAAACGCCGGAAGGTCCGAACATCGGTCTGATCAACTCGCTGTCGGTGTATGCCCGCACCAACGAGTTCGGCTTCCTGGAGACGCCGTACCGCAAGGTGATCGACGGCAAGGTGACGATGGAGATCGATTACCTGTCCGCGATCGAGGAAGGCCGTTACGTCATCGCCCAGGCCAACGCCGAGCTGGATGCCGACGGCACGCTGATCGACGAGCTGGTGACCTGCCGCGAGAAGGGCGAAACCATCCTGGCGACGCCGGATCGCGTGCAGTACATGGACGTGGCCACCGGCCAGGTGGTGTCCGTCGCCGCCTCGCTGATTCCGTTCCTCGAACACGATGACGCCAACCGTGCGCTGATGGGCGCCAACATGCAGCGTCAGGCCGTACCGTGCCTGCGTCCGGAAAAGCCGTTCGTCGGTACCGGCATCGAGCGTTCGGTAGCCGTCGACTCCGGCACCACCGTGGTGGCGCGTCGCGGCGGCGTGGTCGACTACGTCGATGCCAACCGTATCGTGGTGCGCGTCAACGACGAAGAGGCGCTGGCCGGCGAAGTCGGTGTGGATATCTACAACCTGACCAAGTTCACCCGCTCCAACCAGAACACCAACATCAACCAGCGTCCGGTGGTGAAGATGGGCGACAAGATCGCCCGCGGCGACGTGGTGGCGGACGGCGCTTCGACCGACCTGGGCGAACTGGCGCTGGGTCAGAACATGACCATCGCCTTCATGCCGTGGAACGGCTATAACTTCGAGGACTCGATCCTGATCTCGGAGAAGGTGGTGGCCGAAGACCGCTACACCTCGATCCACATCGAAGAACTGTCGGTGGTGGCGCGCGACACCAAGCTGGGGCCGGAAGAAATCACCCGCGACATCCCCAACCTGTCCGAGCGCATGGCCGGCCGTCTCGACGACTCCGGCATCGTCTACATCGGCGCCGAAGTGGAAGCCGGCGACGTGCTGGTGGGCAAGGTGACGCCGAAGGGCGAAACCCAGCTGACGCCGGAAGAGAAGCTGCTGCGCGCGATCTTCGGCGAGAAGGCGTCCGACGTGAAGGACACCTCGCTGCGCGTGCCGACCGGCATGACCGGCACCGTGATCGACGTGCAGGTGTTCACCCGCGAAGGCATCGAGCGCGACAAGCGTGCCCAGTCGATCATCGACGCCGAACTGAAGCGCTACCGCCTCGACCTGAACGACCAGCTGCGTATCTTCGACAACGACGCCTTCAGCCGTATCGAACGCCTGATCATGGGCAAGGTCGCCAACGGCGGCCCGAAGCGCCTGGCCAAGGGTACCGCGATCGACCGCGAATACTTGGAAAGCCTGCCGTCCAAGCACGATTGGTTCGACATCCGCATGGCCGACGAAGATATCGCCAAGCAGCTCGAACTGATCAAGGAAAGCCTGGCTCAAAAGCGTGAGGAGTTCGACCTCAAGTTCGAGGACAAGAAGCGCAAGCTGACCCAGGGCGACGAGCTGCCGCCGGGCGTGCAGAAGATGGTCAAGGTGTACCTGGCGGTGAAGCGCCGCCTGCAGGCCGGCGACAAGATGGCCGGCCGTCACGGTAACAAGGGCGTGGTATCGCGCATCCTGCCGGTGGAAGACATGCCGTACATGGGCGACGGCCGTCCGGTCGACATCGTGCTGAACCCGCTGGGCGTACCGTCGCGTATGAACATCGGTCAGATTCTCGAGGTGCACCTGGGTTGGGCCGGCAAGGGTATCGGCGAGCAGGTCAACCGCATGCTGCAGTCGCAGCGTGCCGTGGCCGACATCCGCAGCTACCTGGAGCGTGTCTACAACCAGACCGGCAAGCCGGAAGAGATCGCTGCGATGAGCGACGAGGAGATCCTCGACCTGGCCGGCAACCTGGCCAAGGGCATGCCGTTCGCCACCCCGGTGTTCGACGGTGCCAAGGAGTCCGAGATCAAGATGATGCTGGACCTGGCCTACCCGGACGAGGATCCGCACACCGGGCTGCTCGACTTCAACGACTCGAAGACCCAGATGACGCTGTACGACGGCCGCTCCGGCGAAGCCTTCGACCGCAAGGTCACGGTCGGCGTGATGCACTACCTGAAGCTGCACCACCTGGTCGACGACAAGATGCACGCCCGTTCCACCGGTCCGTACAGCTTGGTGACGCAGCAGCCGCTGGGTGGTAAGGCGCAGTTCGGTGGCCAGCGTTTCGGTGAGATGGAAGTATGGGCGCTGGAAGCCTACGGTGCCGCCTACACCCTGCAGGAAATGCTGACCGTGAAGTCCGACGACGTGACCGGTCGTACCAAGGTGTACGAAAACATCGTCAAGGGCGAGCACAAGATCGACGCCGGCATGCCGGAGTCCTTCAACGTGCTGGTGAAGGAAATCCGCTCCCTCGGCCTCGACATCGACCTGGAACGTTATTAA
- the rpoC gene encoding DNA-directed RNA polymerase subunit beta' yields the protein MKALLDLFKQVTQEEEFDAIKIGIASPDKIRSWSYGEVKKPETINYRTFKPERDGLFCARIFGPVKDYECLCGKYKRLKHRGVICEKCGVEVTLSKVRRERMGHIELASPTAHIWFLKSLPSRLGMVLDMTLRDIERVLYFEGYVVTDPGMTPLQRGQLLTEEDFLDKEDQYGDDFKAMMGAEAVRELLRSLDLNNEIETLRRELESTNSDTKIKKIAKRLKVLEAFLRSGMKPEWMILEVLPVLPPELRPLVPLDGGRFATSDLNDLYRRVINRNNRLKRLLELRAPDIIVRNEKRMLQESVDSLLDNGRRGKAMTGANKRPLKSLADMIKGKGGRFRQNLLGKRVDYSGRSVITVGPTLRLHQCGLPKKMALELFKPFIFHKLEVLGLASTIKAAKKLVEQEVPEVWDILEDVIREHPVLLNRAPTLHRLGIQAFEPVLIEGKAIQLHPLVCAAFNADFDGDQMAVHVPLSLEAQMEARTLMLATNNVLSPANGEPIIVPSQDIVLGLYYMTRDKVNGKGEGMVFADTKEVHRAYETRQVELATRITVRLKEWEKDEQGEFQPVMKRYDTTVGRALLSDILPKGLPFEHINKALKKKEISKLINASFRRCGIRDTVIFADQLMYTGFAFSTRGGISICVDDMLVPTKKIELLAEANKEVKEIEEQYRQGLVTQGERYNKVVDIWGRTGDKVAKAMMDELSKQKVLDREGKEVDQESFNSIYMMADSGARGSVAQIKQLAGMRGLMAKPDGSIIETPITSNFREGLTVLQYFISTHGARKGLADTALKTANSGYLTRRLVDVTQDLVVIEDDCGTSNGFVMKAVLQGGDVIEPLRDRILGRVTATDVVDPSTSETVIEAGTLLDEHLVDMIDNLGIDEVKVRTAITCETRYGLCAKCYGRDLARGKRVNAGEAVGVIAAQSIGEPGTQLTMRTFHIGGAASRSAAASQVEGKSNGTVRFSSQMRYVANNKGELIVITRSGEVVIHDDIGRERERHKVPYGATLLVNDGMQIKAGAVLATWDPHTRPIITEYAGRVKFENVEEGNTVAKQTDEVTGLSTLVVIDPKRRAGSQSKMLRPLVKLLDEFGNEVKLAGSESSVSITFQVGAIITVRDGQEVGKGEVLARIPQESTKTRDITGGLPRVAELFEARSPKDAGMLAEVTGTVSFGKDTKGKQRLIITDLDGNGYESLIPKDKHVLVHDGQVVNRGELIVDGAVDPHDILRLQGIEALARYIVQEVQEVYRLQGVKINDKHIEVIIRQMLRRVVITDAGDTDFIQGEQVERAEVLAKNDEMLAEGKEPAHYDNVLLGITKASLSTDSFISAASFQETTRVLTEAAIMGKKDDLRGLKENVIVGRLIPAGTGLAYHRNRRRQAPGGEGGPEQQLLEPQMESFEGNE from the coding sequence ATGAAAGCTCTGCTCGACCTCTTTAAGCAAGTTACGCAAGAAGAAGAGTTTGATGCGATTAAGATCGGCATCGCTTCACCGGACAAGATCCGTTCCTGGTCCTACGGTGAGGTCAAGAAGCCCGAAACCATCAACTATCGTACCTTCAAGCCGGAACGCGACGGCCTGTTCTGCGCCCGCATCTTCGGGCCGGTGAAGGACTACGAGTGCCTGTGCGGCAAGTACAAGCGCCTCAAGCATCGCGGCGTGATCTGCGAGAAGTGCGGCGTCGAAGTCACCCTGTCCAAGGTGCGCCGCGAGCGCATGGGCCACATCGAACTGGCCAGCCCGACCGCGCACATCTGGTTCCTGAAGAGCCTGCCGTCCCGTCTGGGCATGGTGCTCGACATGACCCTGCGCGACATCGAACGGGTGCTGTACTTCGAAGGCTACGTCGTGACCGATCCGGGCATGACCCCGCTGCAGCGCGGCCAGTTGCTGACCGAAGAAGACTTCCTCGACAAGGAAGACCAGTACGGCGACGACTTCAAGGCCATGATGGGTGCCGAGGCCGTGCGCGAACTGCTGCGCAGCCTGGACCTGAACAACGAGATCGAGACCCTGCGTCGCGAACTCGAGTCCACCAATTCCGACACCAAGATCAAGAAGATCGCCAAGCGCCTGAAGGTGCTGGAAGCCTTCCTGCGCTCGGGCATGAAGCCGGAATGGATGATCCTGGAAGTGCTGCCGGTGCTGCCGCCGGAACTGCGCCCGCTGGTGCCGCTGGACGGCGGCCGCTTCGCCACCTCCGACCTGAACGACCTGTACCGCCGCGTCATCAACCGCAACAACCGCCTCAAACGGCTTTTGGAGCTGCGTGCGCCGGACATCATCGTGCGCAACGAAAAGCGCATGCTGCAGGAATCGGTCGACTCGCTGCTCGACAACGGCCGCCGCGGCAAGGCCATGACCGGCGCCAACAAGCGCCCGCTCAAGTCGCTGGCCGACATGATCAAGGGTAAGGGCGGCCGCTTCCGTCAGAACCTGCTGGGTAAGCGCGTCGACTACTCCGGCCGTTCCGTGATCACCGTGGGCCCGACCCTGCGCCTGCATCAGTGCGGCCTGCCGAAGAAGATGGCACTGGAACTGTTCAAGCCGTTCATCTTCCACAAGCTGGAAGTGCTGGGCCTGGCCTCCACCATCAAGGCCGCCAAGAAGCTGGTCGAGCAGGAAGTGCCGGAAGTATGGGACATCCTGGAAGACGTCATCCGCGAGCATCCGGTACTGCTGAACCGTGCGCCGACCCTGCACCGTCTGGGCATCCAGGCGTTCGAGCCGGTGCTGATCGAAGGCAAGGCGATCCAGCTGCACCCGCTGGTCTGCGCGGCGTTCAACGCCGACTTCGACGGTGACCAGATGGCCGTCCACGTGCCGCTGTCGCTGGAAGCGCAGATGGAAGCCCGCACCCTGATGCTGGCCACCAACAACGTGCTGTCGCCCGCCAACGGCGAGCCGATCATCGTGCCGTCGCAGGATATCGTGCTGGGTCTGTACTACATGACCCGCGACAAGGTGAATGGCAAGGGCGAAGGCATGGTGTTCGCCGACACCAAGGAAGTGCATCGTGCCTACGAAACCCGTCAGGTCGAACTGGCCACGCGCATCACCGTACGTCTGAAAGAGTGGGAAAAGGACGAGCAGGGCGAGTTCCAGCCGGTGATGAAGCGCTACGACACCACCGTCGGCCGCGCGCTGCTGTCGGACATCCTGCCGAAGGGCCTGCCGTTCGAGCACATCAACAAGGCGCTGAAGAAGAAGGAAATCTCCAAGCTGATCAACGCCTCGTTCCGCCGTTGCGGCATCCGCGACACGGTGATCTTCGCCGACCAACTGATGTACACCGGTTTCGCCTTCTCCACCCGCGGCGGCATCTCGATCTGCGTCGACGACATGCTGGTTCCGACCAAGAAGATCGAACTGCTGGCCGAGGCCAACAAGGAAGTCAAGGAGATCGAGGAACAGTACCGTCAAGGTCTGGTGACTCAGGGCGAACGCTACAACAAGGTGGTGGACATCTGGGGCCGCACCGGCGACAAGGTCGCCAAGGCGATGATGGACGAACTGTCCAAGCAGAAGGTGCTGGATCGCGAAGGCAAGGAAGTCGACCAGGAGTCGTTCAACTCGATTTACATGATGGCCGACTCCGGCGCCCGGGGTTCCGTCGCCCAGATCAAGCAGTTGGCCGGTATGCGGGGCCTGATGGCCAAGCCGGACGGCTCGATTATCGAGACGCCGATTACCTCGAACTTCCGCGAAGGTCTGACGGTACTGCAGTACTTCATCTCGACCCACGGTGCCCGTAAGGGTCTGGCGGATACCGCCCTGAAGACCGCCAACTCCGGTTACCTGACCCGTCGTCTGGTCGACGTGACCCAGGATCTGGTGGTGATCGAGGACGATTGCGGTACCAGCAATGGCTTCGTGATGAAGGCCGTGCTGCAAGGCGGTGACGTGATCGAACCGCTGCGCGACCGTATCCTCGGCCGTGTGACCGCGACCGACGTGGTGGACCCGTCCACCAGCGAAACCGTGATCGAAGCCGGCACGCTGCTGGACGAGCATCTGGTCGACATGATCGACAACCTGGGTATCGACGAAGTGAAGGTGCGTACTGCCATCACCTGCGAAACCCGCTACGGCCTGTGCGCCAAGTGCTACGGCCGTGACCTGGCTCGCGGCAAGCGCGTCAACGCCGGCGAAGCCGTGGGCGTGATCGCCGCCCAGTCGATCGGTGAACCGGGTACCCAGCTGACCATGCGTACCTTCCACATCGGTGGTGCCGCCTCCCGTTCGGCTGCCGCCAGCCAGGTGGAAGGTAAGTCCAACGGTACCGTGCGTTTCTCCAGCCAGATGCGCTACGTGGCCAACAACAAGGGCGAGCTGATCGTCATCACCCGCTCCGGCGAAGTGGTGATCCACGACGACATCGGCCGCGAGCGCGAGCGTCACAAGGTGCCGTACGGCGCCACGCTGCTGGTCAACGACGGTATGCAGATCAAGGCTGGCGCCGTGCTGGCCACGTGGGACCCGCACACCCGTCCGATCATCACCGAGTACGCCGGCCGCGTGAAGTTCGAGAACGTGGAAGAAGGCAACACCGTGGCCAAGCAGACCGACGAAGTGACCGGTCTGTCCACCCTGGTGGTGATCGATCCGAAGCGCCGCGCCGGTTCGCAGTCCAAGATGCTGCGTCCTCTGGTGAAGCTGCTCGACGAGTTCGGCAACGAAGTGAAGCTGGCCGGTTCCGAGTCCTCGGTGTCGATCACCTTCCAGGTCGGCGCCATCATCACCGTGCGCGACGGACAGGAAGTGGGCAAGGGTGAAGTGCTGGCCCGTATCCCGCAGGAATCGACCAAGACCCGCGACATTACCGGTGGTCTGCCGCGCGTGGCCGAACTGTTCGAAGCGCGTTCGCCGAAAGACGCCGGCATGCTGGCCGAAGTCACCGGTACCGTGTCGTTCGGCAAGGACACCAAGGGCAAGCAGCGTCTGATCATCACCGATCTGGACGGCAACGGCTATGAAAGCCTGATTCCGAAGGACAAGCACGTGCTGGTGCACGACGGTCAGGTGGTGAACCGCGGCGAACTGATCGTCGACGGCGCCGTCGACCCGCACGACATCCTGCGCCTGCAGGGTATCGAGGCACTGGCGCGCTACATCGTCCAGGAAGTGCAGGAAGTGTACCGTCTGCAGGGCGTGAAGATTAACGACAAGCACATCGAGGTGATCATCCGCCAGATGCTGCGGCGCGTGGTCATCACCGATGCCGGCGATACCGACTTCATCCAGGGTGAACAGGTCGAGCGCGCCGAAGTACTGGCGAAGAACGACGAGATGCTGGCCGAAGGCAAGGAGCCGGCGCACTACGACAACGTGCTCCTGGGTATCACCAAGGCCTCGCTGTCGACCGACTCCTTCATCTCCGCGGCCTCGTTCCAGGAAACCACGCGCGTGCTGACCGAAGCCGCGATCATGGGCAAGAAGGACGACCTGCGCGGCCTGAAGGAAAACGTCATCGTCGGCCGCCTGATTCCGGCCGGTACCGGCCTCGCTTACCACCGCAACCGTCGCCGCCAGGCGCCGGGCGGCGAGGGCGGACCGGAACAGCAGCTGCTGGAACCGCAGATGGAGAGCTTCGAAGGCAACGAATAA